In Lagopus muta isolate bLagMut1 chromosome 6, bLagMut1 primary, whole genome shotgun sequence, one DNA window encodes the following:
- the GPR65 gene encoding psychosine receptor has translation MNNTVKCHDDHTLDKYLFPFVYSTVMVISIPINCISLYVSCIQVRKKNELAVYLFSLSLADLLYSVILPLWIDYAWNGDNWTLSARLCQFSAFLTYMNFYTSTAFLACISLDRYLALVHPLKFQHLRTRRISLIVSIIVWLLEGTFNSVILMNKEVFNDPCNSTNHILCYDKYPLEWWQAQLNLFRICSGYLLPLIIILFCYHKIYQAVRCNQATVNEEKKKIKKLILNITVTFIICFTPYHVVLLIRSIKEPQASNLQLLQSIYKIYRITQAFTSLNCIADPILYCFVSETARTDILNLLRCCLYLQKPEGNQPEEHALCSSATKSNALVTYRSSCETETL, from the coding sequence ATGAACAACACTGTTAAGTGCCATGATGATCACACCCTGGATAagtatttgtttccatttgtgtACAGCACTGTGATGGTGATCAGTATTCCCATCAACTGCATATCCCTCTATGTGTCTTGCATTCAGgtgaggaaaaagaatgagTTGGCAGTCTACCTATTTAGTCTGTCCCTGGCTGACCTTTTGTACTCTGTGATTCTGCCTTTGTGGATTGATTATGCCTGGAATGGAGACAACTGGACACTCTCTGCCAGGCTTTGCCAGTTTTCTGCCTTCCTTACATACATGAATTTTTACACCAGCACTGCATTTCTTGCTTGCATCTCTCTCGATAGGTACCTGGCATTAGTTCACCCCCTGAAGTTCCAGCACTTACGTACAAGAAGAATTTCACTGATTGTCAGCATAATTGTTTGGCTTCTGGAAGGTACCTTTAATTCAGTTATACTGATGAATAAAGAAGTATTTAATGATCCTTGCAATTCTACTAATCATATATTATGTTATGATAAATACCCCCTGGAATGGTGGCAGGCACAGCTGAACTTATTCCGGATATGCTCAGGGTACCTGCTCCCTTTGataatcattttgttttgctacCATAAAATCTACCAAGCAGTGAGGTGTAATCAAGCGACAGtaaatgaagagaagaaaaaaatcaagaaactTATACTGAATATCACAGTTACTTTCATTATTTGTTTCACTCCTTATCATGTTGTATTGCTTATTCGGAGCATCAAAGAACCTCAGGCCTCTAACCTACAGCTTTTACAGTCAATTTATAAAATCTACAGAATCACACAAGCCTTTACAAGTTTGAATTGCATTGCTGATCCCATTCTTTATTGCTTTGTGAGTGAAACTGCACGAACAGACATTCTGAATTTGCTCAGGTGTTGCTTGTACCTACAAAAGCCTGAAGGAAACCAACCAGAAGAACATGCTCTGTGTAGTTCTGCTACAAAGAGCAATGCACTGGTCACCTACAGATCTTCCTGTGAAACTGAAACTCTGTAA